The following coding sequences lie in one Arachis stenosperma cultivar V10309 chromosome 5, arast.V10309.gnm1.PFL2, whole genome shotgun sequence genomic window:
- the LOC130980679 gene encoding zinc finger BED domain-containing protein RICESLEEPER 2-like, producing the protein MTENSNIEAAGMSTSTQPSSPPSSVRKNRSAVWDHFDVENAIEKKAKCKYCGSLIQYGNGTSSMGGHLRRCKQNPNNDLNKRRKTTTTLTIDERGVLNSPSASKFDQEEARRALVKMFIGEELPFRFVESPKFRKFVHALQARFKVPSRTTLARDIGALYAEEKMKLQDFLSTNCGRVCLTTDTWTSIQNFTYMSLTAHFVDLDWKLHKKILNFCQVTSHSGEVIGATIESCLNNWNLNRVFSVTVDNASSNDVAIKYLKQRLNSWNSIILNGEFIRMRCCAHIINLIVKEGLKEIDESVLRIRSAVKYVRSSPSRASRFQKCVELEKIQYKGLPCMDVETRWNSTYQMLEVALKHRKAFELLALKDNAYIGEMNGGKGKGVPSDSDWEYAESIVPFLRVFSDATIRVSGTLYVTSDMYMKEVFAIGRFIRHSCDSVDFSTMSMAERMRVKYEKYWGNPDSVNMLLLIAIVLNPMQKIEYVNYFLDYFFGEEKGGELKSKLSKCIKLLYQQYQSSEEASEADTQDVQANNINTDLHGMGFFLQATGRRTNTRSELDRYLQEECEPYSHKFDILNWWKVNSTRFLILGNMAREVLAIPVSTIASESAFSTGGRVLDPYRSSLTPRMVEALLCTGDWLKEDLFSALDDDGEVLQQVDQDIFSSNDGACSMAASIDNLDDD; encoded by the exons ATGACTGAAAACAGTAATATTGAAGCAGCAGGGATGTCCACTAGCACTCAACCATCTTCTCCACCGTCAAGTGTTCGTAAGAATCGGTCAGCTGTCTGGGATCATTTTGATGTAGAGAATGCTATCGAGAAGAAGGCTAAATGCAAATATTGTGGTAGCTTAATACAATATGGGAATGGAACTAGCTCAATGGGTGGTCATTTGAGAAGATGCAAGCAAAATCCTAATAATGATTtgaacaaaagaagaaaaacgacGACCACACTGACTATAGATGAGCGCGGTGTTTTAAATTCACCCAGTGCTTCCAAATTTGACCAAGAGGAGGCTCGAAGGGCACTTGTGAAAATGTTTATTGGGGAAGAGCTACCATTTCGCTTCGTTGAAAGCCCGAAATTCCGAAAATTTGTGCATGCTCTACAAGCAAGATTTAAAGTTCCTTCACGGACTACATTAGCACGTGACATTGGAGCTCTTTATGCTGAAGAGAAGATGAAGTTGCAAGATTTTCTTTCGACAAATTGTGGTAGAGTATGTCTAACCACTGACACTTGGActtcaattcaaaattttacTTATATGAGTTTGACAGCACACTTTGTTGATTTGGATTggaaattacataaaaaaatacttaattttTGTCAAGTGACAAGTCATTCAGGAGAGGTTATAGGAGCAACAATTGAATCTTGTTTAAATAATTGGAATTTGAATCGGGTCTTTAGTGTGACAGTTGATAATGCCTCGTCTAACGATGTTGCAATTAAATATCTGAAGCAGCGATTGAATTCTTGGAATAGCATTATTTTGAATGGTGAATTTATTCGTATGAGGTGTTGTGCACATATTATAAACTTAATTGTAAAAGAGGGGTTGAAAGAGATTGATGAATCAGTCTTGAGGATTCGTAGTGCAGTAAAGTATGTTAGATCTTCTCCATCTAGAGCTAGTAGGTTTCAAAAGTGTGTTGAACTAGAAAAAATCCAATATAAAGGCTTGCCTTGCATGGATGTTGAGACTAGGTGGAACTCTACTTATCAAATGTTAGAGGTAGCTTTGAAGCATCGCAAAGCATTTGAGTTGCTTGCTTTGAAAGATAATGCCTATATAGGAGAGATGAATGGAGGAAAAGGGAAAGGTGTTCCTTCTGATTCAGACTGGGAGTATGCTGAGTCCATTGTACCATTTTTGCGAGTGTTCAGTGATGCCACTATACGTGTTTCTGGTACCTTATATGTTACCAGTGATATGTATATGAAGGAAGTATTTGCAATTGGACGATTTATTCGTCATTCTTGTGATTCTGTTGATTTTAGTACTATGTCAATGGCAGAAAGGATGAGGGTTAAGTATGAGAAGTATTGGGGCAATCCTGATTCAGTGAATATGTTGTTATTGATTGCTATCGTACTTAATCCAATGCAAAAGATTGAGTATGTCAATTATTTCTTGGATTACTTCTTTGGAGAAGAAAAAGGAGGCGAATTGAAGTCAAAGTTGTCCAAGTGCATAAAGTTACTTTATCAGCAATACCAAAGTTCTGAGGAAGCAAGTGAAGCTGATACGCAAGATGTTCAAGCCAACAACATTAATACCGATCTTCATGGCATGGGCTTTTTTCTGCAAGCAACCGGTCGTAGAACAAATACAAGATCTGAACTTGATAGATATTTACAAGAAGAATGCGAGCCATACTCCCATAAGTTCGATATACTAAACTGGTGGAAGGTCAACTCAACCCGATTTCTAATTCTTGGAAATATGGCTCGTGAGGTATTGGCTATACCTGTTTCTACGATAGCTTCGGAGTCAGCATTTAGTACTGGAGGAAGAGTCCTTGATCCATACCGCAGTTCTTTAACACCTAGAATGGTAGAAGCCTTACTCTGCACAGGAGATTGGCTTAAGGAAGATCTTTTCTCTGCTTTAGATGATGATGGTGAAGTTCTTCAACAAGTTGATCAAG ATATATTTTCCTCTAATGATGGTGCTTGTTCTATGGCGGCATCAATTGATAATCTTGATGATGACTAG